The DNA segment AAGCTGATCTTGCAGCACAGTTATTTGGTAATAGCGACAGCTCACCTGCAGTGTCAATTGATGATGAGCATCCTGAGCCTATGATAGCGGATGATGGCTTTGTTGAGATAGATGATTTAATTGATGAACCTATGATCGCCAATTTAGATGAAAATATTGGTGAACATGAACTAGATGCCGCATTTAAAACAGTTGACAAAATTGATGTTGAAGATGATGACATTGCCGACACTAAACCAGCCACCAAAACTGATGCAAGCAATAAAGTAGAAGAAAACCCGCTTGAACGTTATAAAGGCATGCCAACAATTGACTTGCTTGATAAACCTAATCGTACTAAAAATCCTATTTCTCAAGATGAACTTGATCAGGTTAGCCGTTTAGTAGAAGCAAAATTGTTAGATTACGGCGTGATATGTGAAGTTGTTGATGTTTATCCAGGCCCTGTTATTACAAGGTTTGAACTTGATTTAGCCCCCGGAGTTAAAGTTAGTAAAATAACCAATTTATCAAAAGATTTAGCCAGAGCACTTTCTGCTGCCAGCGTACGGGTTGTTGAAGTAATACCGGGTAAATCTGTAATTGGTATAGAAATTCCAAATAAACACCGTGAAATGGTGCGCTTGAGTGAAGTTATAGAAAGCGAAATATTTGTTGAATCAAAATCATCATTAACTATGGTTTTAGGTAAAGACATCGCCGGCGATCCTATTATTGCAGATTTAGCCAAAATGCCACATTTGCTAGTTGCAGGTACTACGGGCTCAGGTAAGTCTGTGGTTGTAAATGTAATGATTGTAAGTATGTTGTATAAATCAACGCCAGATGATGTACGTTTCATTATGATCGATCCAAAAATGTTGGAGCTTTCCGTTTATGAAGGCATTCCGCATTTATTATCTGAAGTAGTTACCGACATGAAAGATGCTGCCAATGCACTTCGTTGGTGTGTCGGAGAAATGGAGCGTCGTTATAAATTAATGTCTGCACTTGGTGTACGTAACCTAACCGGTTATAACCAAAAAATACTCGCGGCTAAAAAAGAAGGCAAAGCGATTGTCGATCCGTTATGGAAACCAGGCGACAGCATGGAAGAAACAGCACCGGAGCTTGAAAAATTACCGAGCATAGTTGTTGTTGTAGATGAGTTTGCTGACATGATCATGATTGTTGGTAAAAAGGTTGAAGAGCTAATTGCTCGCATCGCTCAAAAAGCTCGTGCTGCTGGCATACACCTTATTTTAGCGACTCAACGTCCATCGGTAGATGTTATTACAGGTTTAATTAAAGCCAACATTCCAACTCGTATGGCGCTTACCGTTCAATCAAGAATTGATTCAAGAACAATTTTAGACCAGCAGGGCGCAGAACAGCTACTTGGTAATGGTGACATGTTA comes from the Thalassotalea nanhaiensis genome and includes:
- a CDS encoding DNA translocase FtsK: MAAKESIKLTGTQRLLEAGLIFTSIFSLYLIIALISFDPADPGWSQTAYHATVNNAGGAFGAYLSDIFLFAFGSVAYSLPFVIAIIGWLLFQRIHYLLEIEFFTLGLKFIGFMMFYIGLTSIASMNFDDIFDFSAGGIVGDYISYSLLPYFNFIGSSLLFLVLTCSGFVLLTGLSLFTIIDFIGEHTIKFALLIKSLLISFKQNFNSTPVANDKTKKKPVAKEDPSKSASQTTKFDEQADLAAQLFGNSDSSPAVSIDDEHPEPMIADDGFVEIDDLIDEPMIANLDENIGEHELDAAFKTVDKIDVEDDDIADTKPATKTDASNKVEENPLERYKGMPTIDLLDKPNRTKNPISQDELDQVSRLVEAKLLDYGVICEVVDVYPGPVITRFELDLAPGVKVSKITNLSKDLARALSAASVRVVEVIPGKSVIGIEIPNKHREMVRLSEVIESEIFVESKSSLTMVLGKDIAGDPIIADLAKMPHLLVAGTTGSGKSVVVNVMIVSMLYKSTPDDVRFIMIDPKMLELSVYEGIPHLLSEVVTDMKDAANALRWCVGEMERRYKLMSALGVRNLTGYNQKILAAKKEGKAIVDPLWKPGDSMEETAPELEKLPSIVVVVDEFADMIMIVGKKVEELIARIAQKARAAGIHLILATQRPSVDVITGLIKANIPTRMALTVQSRIDSRTILDQQGAEQLLGNGDMLFLPQGTSVPVRAQGAFVDDHEVHAVVNDWKARGKPRYIEEILSGDTTEDTLLPGEAAEGEDQETDALYDEALMHVTESRRASISGVQRKFRIGYNRAARIIEQMEANGVVSSPGHNGNREVIAPPPVKD